The following DNA comes from Leptospiraceae bacterium.
TAAATCACACACAATATGCCCGATCATGATGTGAGCTTCTTGGATTGTGGGGGTATCCTCCGAAGGAACTTTGAGGACATATTTGCAAAGGTTAGCCATTTTGCCACCAGTTCTGCCAGTGAGTCCTATGGTAATCATTCCCAATTCGTTGGCTGTTTGAATGGCGTTGATGACGTTTTTGGAGTTTCCACTCGTTGAAATCCCAATCAAAACGTCTCCTGTTTTCCCCTTGGCTTTTACGAGTCTTGAATAAACTTCTTCGAAGGAATAGTCATTAGCAACAGCCGTCAGATAAGATGTGTTTACAT
Coding sequences within:
- a CDS encoding D-sedoheptulose 7-phosphate isomerase, producing the protein MEKSIDYVRKRIKNSLSVKEEIYQDEKILHTIWEVSQAIVGCFKQGGKVLLCGNGGSAADAQHIAAELSGRFYLDREPLFAEALHVNTSYLTAVANDYSFEEVYSRLVKAKGKTGDVLIGISTSGNSKNVINAIQTANELGMITIGLTGRTGGKMANLCKYVLKVPSEDTPTIQEAHIMIGHIVCDLVEKALFQND